CACGCCTCCATCACATGCGCCTCCCAGCCTTGCACACTCACCCCCGTCCCATGTGCCTCCTGCCTTGCACCCCCTTTGCAAGCACCCCTGTGCCTCATGCATGCACTCACCTCGCACACTCACCCCTGTGCATTCACCCCACTTGCACACTCACCATGCCTCTTGCACATTCATCCACACACTCACCATGTCCCACGGACGCACACTCGCcctatctccctccccctcccagcagcaaTCCAGTGGCTGTGGGtctgatcagtggggctgggcagaagagctgggagccctggggggggaaaagaaaatcaTGTCACACACTGGGTTCCAGGCAAAGAGGACATAAATTTGCTCCCCCCCATTTGCAAACAGCCCCCCGAGACCCGCGCAGCCCCGGGCTCGAGATTCACCGgaccctgcctgcaccagccGACGTTGATGGGGGCCCCGATCTCaacttgggggcgggggtgtctgtGTGCCTGAGGACGGGCTGATTGGGGGGCAACACCGACCCCACACCCGGCCAAAGCTGGGGGACcctggtgctgcacagaccccagtgAGACCATCCCGGCCCCAAAGGGCTGCCACACGAAACACACTAAAAattatttacagatggggaaaatgtggCACAGAGCGAggaagagagagaacccaggagtcctggctcccagcccccgcagctctaaccagacagacagacagacatccgAGCGGCCCCCACCTGGGATAGGGTGGGGGGGGCGCGTCGTGGACTCCTGATGCCTCCAGTGCCTCCTGGTACGAGGGCAGCCCGGGGGGGCCCAGAGGCTTGGGGTCCCCAGGGAGGCAGGTCAGGGGCACGTCGGGGTTCAGGGGGACGTGGATGCTGTGGGGGAGACAAACAGGGGTTATGGGGGGGCACACACTCCTCCCCCGCAAATCCACCTGGGGGACGTCACCTCAGCACCTCCCCTGTGGGCCCTGtgcccctcccgcccctcccctggGGGTGCtgcggccccctcccccagctccctgcccccctcccccttccccccaggccttGCTGGGCCCCCCCCATTACCTGTGCTGGCCTGCGCTCCTTGGACCGGTACTTGACCCAGTACATGGCAACGACGCCGACCATGATCATCAGCACCAGCACGGCCACCAGCCGGCCACCAGCCCGGCCACGTCCAGCCCGGGCTGTCTGcggagggcgggggggcgggggttagcAGAGAGGAGACCCCATGTCTCTAGGGGCAGcagctcccacccagccccagggcggagactggctggctcaggggggcagggaacaggg
This is a stretch of genomic DNA from Chelonia mydas isolate rCheMyd1 chromosome 23, rCheMyd1.pri.v2, whole genome shotgun sequence. It encodes these proteins:
- the PRRG2 gene encoding transmembrane gamma-carboxyglutamic acid protein 2 isoform X1, with protein sequence MEGEADVGEQNSCTPFINHPSLVFLPPRKPFGTLTPTTGKAGAQTARAGRGRAGGRLVAVLVLMIMVGVVAMYWVKYRSKERRPAQHPRPPEPRRAPDLPPWGPQASGPPRAALVPGGTGGIRSPRRAPPTLSQGSQLFCPAPLIRPTATGLLLGGGGR
- the PRRG2 gene encoding transmembrane gamma-carboxyglutamic acid protein 2 isoform X2, producing MEGEADVGEQNSCTPFINHPSLVFLPPRKPFGTLTPTTGKAGAQTARAGRGRAGGRLVAVLVLMIMVGVVAMYWVKYRSKERRPAQVSIHVPLNPDVPLTCLPGDPKPLGPPGLPSYQEALEASGVHDAPPPPYPRAPSSSAQPH